The nucleotide sequence ACTTCAAACTGGTCCACATCATCGACTTAATGCGCTACGAGAGGGTTGCAAACCGGCTAGAATATGAAACTGCCAGGACGAACGAGACCGATCCAATTACAGATGTCACCATTTATCAGttacaaaaaattcgaactcAACTTGAAGAGCTGAAGGGTCCTACAGCCAAAAGACCAAAGCGTTCAATCAACTGGATCGGGTCAGCTTGGAAGTGGATTGCTGGCTCACCTGATGCTTTAGACTGGGATGAAGTCCTGCGGAgccaaaatgaaataatagacAACAATAATTTACAGTATAAGGtaaattctgaaattttcaagaaaactgAAGAGTTATTACAGGTCGTGAACGGGATTGCAACGGCCACAAATGACGTCCTGGGACGTACCCACCAAGCCAAATTTTCACAGGAGATTCAGCACAAATTGATGATTCTCAAGGATGACGTTAGTGAATTAATACGGGCATGTCAAATGGCCAAAGCAGGCGTTGCAAACAGCAATCTTTTGAataaagaggaaataaataGCCTAATAAGCGAAATCGAAGTCCTTCCGTACAGTAACGTCGTCGAAGCCATTGAATATAGTGAACCATCAATCTACACGAACGGTACTCTTCTACTTTACGTGCTGTCCATGCCTAAGGTGGCTCAAACGAGGTTTAATCACTTGATCACACGCTCTATTTTGAAGGATGGTCATAGAATTGATCTGAAGTACAAGACAATCTTAATTAATAAACAACTGACATATGGTATTAAAAACAGCTGTCTCCACCTCGCCACCGCCATGGTCTGCAAGCAGGAAGCCCTAGATTTATTGTCCGAAGATGAATGTCTACCACGTCTACTCAAGGGTGGGCAAACAAGTTGCCGCTACGTAATTGGCACGGAAACAACGGTTGAGGTGCTCAAGGAGGACACAATAttcttggataatttcaacAGCAGCATATGGTCAGGTAAAACACATAAACACTTGTCTGGCTCTTATATCCTGCAGATGGAGAACGAGactattacaataaataaccaAACCTACTGGAGTACTAGCAGCTCAGGCGTGCAGGTGCTCCCACCCGTGTTGTCCACCATAACGAATAGAAGCCTGGCTGTGGATCTCAATCTCGTCCACGAGATGACCTCCGGAAACATACGACTCTTGGGTTACCTGAAAGATAAAACCAACTGGTTTGCAACATCCGAAGCCCTAGGACTTATTTTGCTAATGGTCTTCATTTTGCTAATTTGGAGAAAGCTAACAACTGGAGCAAAACTTCCTGAGCTGAATATGTCGATACTGCAATCAAGTTCTCGGAACCGACCAAAAAAGGTCACCTCTCCAAATCATGATCTGCGGGACGCAGATCTTTAGAGGGGGAAGAGTTAACACGCTGCAGTCGCATTTGTTGCGACGCTCCCACGGCTGCTCGCTACACGTGCCGCAgtgtcagcatatttcaatttcGCAATGCAATGCAACAGGAGACGTTACCTGTTGCACAATTACATTCAATAACGCACCCGTGGGAAGTCAAGGCCAAGTCCGGTCTCAGACAAATTACACAACGACTGCGCCGCAGCTGGGGAAGGAAGGTGTAAAGTAAGCGACCGTCACCACGTCCAGTTAGTGGAGTTTGAGACGGGTTCCGGGTTAGCTGCATTAGATTAAGTAATTTgtgtagaataaaaataattgtgaacTATCAAAAGAATTATAAGTGTTTCTTTCCTGGGCAGCTggcccttaattttttttagtgtaacggACCCAAGATCCGTAACTTATATAATACCATTTTATAGACAAGCAACAACTGAGGAGATAATTGGATGGCTCGAAGATCTGAATGAGGACGATAATGCAGACATTATATGTAGACGACATGAGAAATGCCAATTCAATCGATGTGACTTTATTTCCACCTGAAGAACAAGATTTATCCGATTGCGATGATGCAAATGAGGGCGATGAAGGTACACTGGGCGACTTGGGATGTGGGGTTCTAAAAAGGCCATGCGATAAAAATTGCCaattcagaagtggatacctcatcgttttttaatgatgtgagcAATTCAAAAGTGATTCACAGAAAGTGATGTGTACAACCATTTAGTGGCAGGTTCAAAGGCGCGGAAGAGATTCGAAAAAATACATCGGTACCTTTCTTTTAATGATAATACACAAATTGATGCGAATAATAAAGCATTCAAAGGGCAGTGATCCAGAGATCATTtagtaaatacaaaatttaagagaGCTTGGAAAACCATTTGGAACTTcattttctgacaaaatttgGTGCCTGACCACTTCAGAAGGGTACTTGTTGAACTTCGATTTGTGCACCGGAAAAGGCGTGGTTCGATCTACTGAGCCTTTAGGTTTGTGTGTCACAAAGAATTTATGCTGGTGCATAGTTCACAGCACTGTATTTCTACTATTTCTaactataatattttaatagtttCAAATTATTGGAAGAGTTTGATTCTAAAAATATAACAGTAGTGGGAACAATTCACTCGGATCGTATAGAAAATGCTCCTTTGAGCAATATGAAACGGGAAAGCCGAGGTGCTTGCGaagcagttaaataaaaaaaaaatattactctaGTTAGGTGGAATGATAATAATAACGTCACTATTGCAACTAGCTGTAAAAACGATAACATAACGACCACAACAGGACTATGCAAAAGATATGATCGGCAACAAAAACGTAGACAAAACGTAAAGCAACCAGTAATCATCGAGGAGTACAATTGCGGAATGGGTGGAGTCGATCTCTTCGATCAGCAAAGAACAGCTTACCGAACTCGGATTAGATCAAGGAAATCGTATTGACCCATTTTTAGATTTTGTCTAAATGGAGCTATTGTAAGCTTTTGGATGTTATTTCGAAACGCTTATCCAAAAGTAACTCTTACAAAAAGCATTCTTTCAAAACCAATAGAACTTTATCCAGTTTCAGCACGAAAAAGGATACGGAAAAACGAAATTAGATACGATGGAGTGGAGTACTACGTAAATTACTCAAGAACTCAACACCGATGCAAATTTTGTGGCaagtgtacaaaatttatatgcatGAAATGTAATTTCGGATTGCATCCAGATAACTGTTTTTACTAATATCATGTAACTGACTCATCAAATAACTaagaaacttaaaaatgtatagatGTATAATATgtcactttataaataaaatgttgatttgaattcaaaaccttggtatatattgtaattttattttcatagaagtagctctccgaatACGATtatgtatgatatatcatacgctTTGCCTCGCCCACatcttttgagatatttttttgaaaaatggaaataaaccgTTTAAAATCAACACAAATATTTGGTGAAAATTTCAGTCACCTATCTTAACCCGTTTTATGTGTGAGCATTAATGGGTTAATCTAGAATCTTTTGAAAGAAGAACCCTCCTTTCAcgtttattttcagtgttgttaaTGACATCGTCGCCTGTCCAGATCTACTTGAGCAGATAAACTTCAATGTTCCACAAAGAAGTCTTTGccatttttacacttttcatggggaaaactttaagactaaatttgcgaGTAATGTAAAAGGTGCTCGCGGACTTCGAGACTCTAATTCACTATCTAATACCAGCCTGCTTTTTTTCGCTTTATGTAaatgtaattttgtaaaaaaattaaatttaattactttaattacttaaattgaattttttgggtggggaataagttcatagcgtttttatattttcttttatttacaacgatttgtttcctGTTTAGCAAATGGTAAGTATCcattcgatagaactttttTGTACTACAAAActgtgttaattgtatttttgagttatttaatttttttatatttttgaggattagaaatggaatactcaggaggcaaaaattagcatttttctgttctttgtttttaatcGAGTTGAAAAAGCAGCCGAAGCAGCTCGAGACATTTGATGTCATGGGcgagaaggtgtcatagacgAGTCCACAGTACGGAAATGGtctgcaaagttcaaaaatggctacTTTGATGACGATGACACGTcacgcagcggaaggccttctgaaatCGATGAAAAACacctcaaataatttttgaaggagaacggttaCCAAACCAGTCGTTAAAcgaaacgattctcaatcatctTCATTTAACGGGATGTATCGAAAAATTGAGTGCCTAACGAGCCTTTcaacaaaaaagcaaagaaagtcgccttctcatcaacttctttgacaccagaccaggcgatttttgacgGAACTTTAATGTCGTTttgtcgagaggtgggaagaagttgcatcaaaggccaatatataattgattcacttattgaaataattttatttcttttgtttaaataaaagtcttcggtgaaattgctacgaacttatttcccaaactaatatattgattggtaatatttttgttgcgaaatttggcttatttttttatatttttgtctaCTCTGTACTGTGTAATTTGTACTGcagattattaaaagaaataaataaatatatttccatTACTACGCATAACCTGATTGAGTTGCATTTTCGCGCTTTAAATCAATTCGTGTCTCATATTCAGAGAAGAGCAATGGAATCTTCTACTTGCCAAATAAATGGGGAAGAATGTGTGCCTAACCACGTAGAAATCTCGAAATGTTCTGTTGTATATTAATAATGTTATAATTCCCCCACGTGCTGTGCACGAAGCAGAATGATTTTACAGTAAAGTGTGTGGTTgttaactcaaaaaaaaaagaggttgtctgtaaagtcggtttactggcgatagtttaacgtgataacgtcataagaaaatactgattgaatggttgcatttttcaaaaaaaaattttaattttagttgtttgatagatattttgtatggatatagagaatgagttaacattaacataacataatatactttaacataacataacataacataacataacataacataacataacataacataacataacataacataacataacataacataacataacataacataacataacataacataacataacataacataacataacataacataacataacataacataacataacataacataacataacataacataacataacataacataacataacataacataacataacataacataacataacataacataacataacataacataacataacataacataacataacataacataacataacataacataacataacataacataacataacataacacaacataacataacataacataacataacataacataacataacataacataacataacataacataacataacataacataacataacataacataacataacataacataacatatcataaagcattcaccaacagctttcatttgatacccatattgtacatacacgtccgaaggttacccgggtccacgttttgacctatatctcgagaccctatctaccaataggtatccaaactatacggaaatcatcttcaatacctacttaacaatgtgtgtaagtttggtttaattcggttcaaagacacggcgggtccacgttttggcatatatttcgagaccctagtcatcaataggtatgaaatttACCCCATATTacagcacttatcaacagctttcatttgatacccatattgtacatacacaaccaaaggttacctgggtccacgttttgacctatatctcgagaccccagtcacggagcggcatgaaaaatactctggactaaagcattcaccaacagcttccatttgatacccatattgtacatacacatccgaaggttacccgggtccacgttttgacctatatctcgagccctatttccaaaataaaatataatccatgttactcgtggatgatgtagctttcgaatggtgaaagaattttttaaaatcggtccagtagtttttgagcctcttcattacaaacaaacaaagttttcctctttataatattagtatagacaacatatcttataaggtatatggtaaatattaatataccatacattttttccttcatatataataaaaaaattaataattataacattaaaacaacaggtattattaacaaacttggttttattttaaattcttcaagtgaatcaaattaataataatcaataagaaggcatatgcaaatacaaatacgtgaatttatatatgtatgtacatatgcgcatatacatacatatatacgctcacttaagtaggagagagcaagatgtcgaacgttgccgttcgtttgctttgtttgctttgtcgttcgttccgtgctttcgcttgcagttcattcaatgcaatgagcaaggtaacgacaaatgagcaaggtaacggcaatgagcaaggtaactacatatgagcaaggtaacactaatgagcaaggtaacgacacatttttcgtgcgtgcagcctgttaaatcgaattataagacgttatcacgtcaaaaaaaaatctaaaaaatagatttaataatatttgaatgCTGTATTTAAAATAACAAGCCAATTTAAgtttccatttaaaaatatcataaacttACACCCTCCCTTTCTCTTCTTGTTCGCTGTCTTTCCAGATACTCCCGTGCCAATATCGTTCGCTACCAGGCAGATCCCTGCGAGGGTGTCTGCATGCTAAATCATTATTGTGCGATTACACGAGTGGACTATAAAGAATTCCGACAGTGTCTGGAAAAGGAGCAGAGTGCGTTGCGTTCAAACGCTCCTGTTGCTCACACCGTACTCGCAGGCGCCTGCCCCGTTATAGTGCTGATGTGTGCATTGTTAGCGTCCAGTTGTCGCCAAGCTAGTATGCTGCTGCCGAAACTCATTGCATGCATGAAagtgcaacagcaacagcaacagcagttgCAACGCTTGGCTccttttggtgaaagaaaaaagcaacaaattgaATTCGTAGCAATGGTGATGGGGCGAACTATGGTAAAAAGAAGTGAAGCTGCAATACAGGCAACATTATTAAATACGAAAACGACGATTTTTACTTTGCTGCTAGGAATATTGTTGATTCTGCAATATACGTTTGAGTACAGTTACTGTAGCAAGAATAAACGGCTGCCTGCTATACTTGCATGTATGGGCCAACCTCCAGCTGATGATCAACTGAGCGCAGAAATGGGAAATTTTTACATGCAACGGGCAACGGTGCAGCAAAGGACTGGCTATATCCTTTTGTGGGAAAGCAAAGAAAAGGTGTTATTGCAGCAGTCAGGTGTACTCCGTTGCTTCAATTCGTGCTACAAAAGCTGTCATACTATCGCCATGGCGGCGTTTGGTCACGACGACCAAACCAACACCTCCGACAACAGCGATGTACAGCTTCACCTGCGGTATGGCATGGTGCATGGAAATCCTGCTGGCAATAACAAAACACGTCCTGCAGCAACTCCATTTTCTACCATGCAGCAGCAATTGCATCAAAACAACAACGTATATGGGTTCTTGAAATGCCAGCTGcaaattatttgtatattttgttgcACAATAAATTGCCTGCGGCTCAAAAGTAGCCCGTATCTTGGACCACCAGGCGTTCAACGCAACAATAATACCACCAACGTTGACTACGATTTATGCACACCCGCCGATTTACTTGGCCCTAACTTCTCCTATTGCAATTCCTTCAAACATGAACAAATGCATAGCCGATTAAGCCTAAACTTCGCTACGCATTAGTATGAAAACCCGTTATCGCTTTGTGGTCTAGCTGTTTATAATTCTAATGCTTAATCGTATGCTTATTACTACAGTAAATTTTACATAAAGGCATGTGTGAGAATTAGAtagatgtatgtgtgcatgggtATAACTATTATAATATTCGAGTTCTCAAAGCAAGACTGCGAGTGGTTAAACTGGGTATTTctgctcaacattttcatatacatacacactatGTATTTATACAGTGGAGGTCGCTTACACGAATCATCTTCTTGGAATACTCGTTAAGTAAAGGCCactcatttaacaaaaaaaaaattcaagatattttttaacaaaggtAATTTGcacctaaatttttaaaatattagagTGCAGTATAGGAAATTTGGATGCTCAGCCTTCGAAAGAAGTTTTAAGAAAAGCTTTCCATAATTTGTAGgctcaaatcaattttttttgaagttttttcaaatttcgtagGCTACGTGCATTTGattccctttttttgtttttgtatttgaaatgcAGGTACCTATGTCTCTGTGATCATTCGTATTAGGCAGTTTGCATTTTACCTTAATTTTAGGTTGgcgttttttcttatagcgggtACCCCTCAGCAAGCAAAGACAAAATCTGATtttatttgtgccatgaaaaatcgcCTTATGAAAACCGAACtggcattcggagtcggcttaaaaactgTATATCCCTCTATTTGtcgaaaaaacatcaagacgcatgccacaaataggtaGACGACctcggacaaacacccaaaaaggatgtaagtgtcaattatatattatttattgtatatatacatatatatatagtcgCTCGACTACGAACTAGTTCGAAAACTGAATATATCCATGAAAGAATGTAGATTTGCTACGATTGAGGAAATGAAGACCTGACAGAATTCAAGGATATACCATAAAAAGCAAATCAGAAGGATTCTCAGCTGGactagtatatgtatgtattatgccCGGAAGAAGTACAAGAGAACAAGTAAATATTgatgagtaaataaatattttctgaaagaaaaaaaatttaaaaaaaaaacatgaatttttCAATTCGAAAAGTATGCATTTGTTCAATCCGGAGTTCAAAATACATATGGATACCTTATCAGCTCGTCATTACAGGCCAACTAGCTATCATAGGTTTTCGCGCTATTGCTATTCGTACTTTGTCATGACCCAATAATGATTCATGGATTCCTAGCTCTCGACTATGTTTTTGTACATTTAACAGCAGGCCATAGCTGTAGGCCGATTTTGAGGTGTATCTGTTACGCCGTCTTTCGTTCGGTACTTTtacaaatttcccaaaaatatgtAGCATACATGACTGCAGGGGTATACCCATATCATTATCCGTGTACTCAGTAATAAGTTAGGTGCCAAACGTAGTTAGTTTATCTGGCTTACAGTTTCGTTTACTTTTGGACGAAATACCTCATCCATCTCGTtcagagatgtgcggcatttcatggctactaTAGGGGTTGTCCACATTTTTTCGTAGCCCAGCTAtgagtaaaaatgttattaaaatgcATCGCACCATACTGTACTAGTGTCATGGCCTTAAATATTGCTTGAAAAAGAAATGCAGCAGTAAGAAAGTCAAAAGCTGAACGAGATCATTTCctactcttcccttgagggtcaGAGCGCCGTGAATGGTGTGGTGGCAGTTGTAGGCGGTAGTGCGTAGTCTATAAGTCCGCGAGGCTGCGAAATATCAATATCAAATATCTTATGATCAATTTTACTTATGCCATGTTTTGCCAGCAGATCTACTGGAAACAGATTTCGTGCCACATGTAATGATTATGATGGCGTGGTTGATATTTTAACGATTATGAGAGCGGATGCAAGTCTTCGAACTATATCAGCCTTTTTAATGTTCACGCCGTTCCCAAAGGCGTTCCACCACACAATACAGTAGAGAATTGGCCTGATACTTGCTTGTAGCTGCCATTTTAAGCCTAAAAGCTCGTGGTTGTACAGGAAAGAATGATTTCGTGTAATAAATAACAGAATCAGAAAATCTCGTCGTGGTAAAGGTCCGcactaaaaaattactttatggAAAGGACGCCATTTCAGTGTAGCTTCGAACCATTAAACTTTGCTAGTTCTCACTACAGTCCAGATTTTGTTCCTTCagcttaatatttattattaggcGGGTTAAATAAACGGCAAGAGATATCTGAGAAGCGTACAAGAATATATCAAGAATGAaagataattttatattaatttgtattcGCTCCGCGAATTTTGGACCTGTAATCGTATGTTTAGTAAAGCGTAGACTGTTATCTAGAACTTAATACTTTTATGGTGCTAAAGCTAAGGTTGGGACTTGCCTTTAAGAGTGGAGAGATGACTTCTAGCAGATTTAGGAGGCAGTTCAGCTTCCAGCATGTATCTAATAGTACCTACCATAACATTCCTACCGAAGTTGCTTGCAGAGAGTTATCCTTTTTTTACCTTAGAGGTAAGGCAGCAGACATGGTGGAAGCTAAGccgaagataaagataaagacgaGACCGAAGCTGGCGAGTTTTCATAGTGGAAGACGAACAAGATGTAATAGCTGGATTCTTCTTCAGATGAGACAttgtttctaaataaaaatctcTTTTTGAGGTAaacctaaaagaaaaaaatcagttgacaaaataaatttgtctagCAAGTTTCAGGACTAGTATGAAAAGTTTACAGAAATTTCTCGAATATTAAAGAATGTCGATCATTGAATGTTGTGATTGATTGaaaaacatttgcaaaaatttcagtaaaactCCGATTatcgataaataaataaaatgaaagaaatggtAAATGTTTACTTATTTTGCTGCTTTTCAGGTAGTTGGCGGAGGGGAAGAGGATTAACACCTTAAATCATattaaatctaaattttaagaaaagtatCCCTTCCCCTACGCGATTTTGCGGACCTATTTAAAAATGAGCTAGTAACCCTGGTTGATTGGTTGGGTAATGATGTTGGttgagtggtgattcttccagaatccaactagcacttccgcaccattttgtggCCACATTCTCTTTACCagcttgtttaccagttatttacggcatgactgtatccagtctgtgcggtttaagaaccttattaggttgttgacgtctaagtcaCACAGTTGttcccagggttaacattctgaagattgtttccttcttctccggttgtttgcaattATGACAGTAAGTGTTGTGAtggatgcccattttggttgCTTGTTCTctcacagaccaaaagccagttgtgattgccgttagtctccaggcgtcccgtcacttcatgtttattaatgttgcttaaggttgtaggtgggccataacgttccgATAATTTTGCATTGCGTCTGgtttctccatctacaatccgcgatttgaaggtattttagggaaattgtactcttgactgcacctaatggtgtgaagaCCGATTCTGTGAGCGAACGCTTCATGGCGGACCCACTTCATGTCAGTTCCTCtgttttttcgttaccttcaatattccgatgtccTGAGACCCAGATTAAAGTAACATTacggttttcgctcaaggtggaaaggctatttctactttgttccaccctcatagaggttgttgtagctgaatccagtgcctggatatccgaaagaatagcgatattgcccttaaaagacaaatctgcgattagtagcatCAGTAGCAGGCCTTCCGCCTGGAGGGTACTGCACGCTTTGGGGAGACGCACACATTTTTTAACCTTTTCTGAGTATATTTTTAGTCCaacatagtttatttaattaattcaattcccattaatacatttttaaaagtaactCGCGTTTatttcacagttgcaaacaattaaTATAGATGGcggccgtggccgaatgggttggtgcgtgactaccattcggaattcacagagagaacgtcggttcgaatctcggtgaaacaccaaaattaagaaaaagttcttgtaatagcgatcgcctctcggtaggcaatggcaaacctccgagtgtatttctgccatgaaaaacctcctcataaaaaagaaaatatcttccgttcggagacggcttgaaactgcaagtccctccatttgtggaacaacatcaagacgcacaccacaaataggaggaggagctcggccaaacac is from Anastrepha ludens isolate Willacy chromosome 4, idAnaLude1.1, whole genome shotgun sequence and encodes:
- the LOC128861813 gene encoding uncharacterized protein LOC128861813, with the translated sequence MYNLSGGVCQSYLTLVKDIHSCSIQRARTPQADKARRKVYIVGHIPPGSDERHIGLQQNGHTTFTETNNKRYLELVRKYSSIIQGQFFGHLHSDSFRIIYDDNGKPVSWMMISPSVTPRKLNVGSNNPAMRLYKFDTDSGQVLDYTQYFMDLQLANQMGEPNWLPEYNLTHYYALSDISAISLHNFVDRFTSSDGTWFGKYSRANIVRYQADPCEGVCMLNHYCAITRVDYKEFRQCLEKEQSALRSNAPVAHTVLAGACPVIVLMCALLASSCRQASMLLPKLIACMKVQQQQQQQLQRLAPFGERKKQQIEFVAMVMGRTMVKRSEAAIQATLLNTKTTIFTLLLGILLILQYTFEYSYCSKNKRLPAILACMGQPPADDQLSAEMGNFYMQRATVQQRTGYILLWESKEKVLLQQSGVLRCFNSCYKSCHTIAMAAFGHDDQTNTSDNSDVQLHLRYGMVHGNPAGNNKTRPAATPFSTMQQQLHQNNNVYGFLKCQLQIICIFCCTINCLRLKSSPYLGPPGVQRNNNTTNVDYDLCTPADLLGPNFSYCNSFKHEQMHSRLSLNFATH